The Pleuronectes platessa chromosome 11, fPlePla1.1, whole genome shotgun sequence genome includes a window with the following:
- the htr1d gene encoding 5-hydroxytryptamine receptor 1D, with protein MELDNSSLDYFTSNFTEIPNATSTPPWSEATLLGLQVSLSALLALVTLATVLSNAFVIATIFLTRKLHTPANFLIGSLAVTDMLVSILVMPISIVYTVSKTWSLGQIVCDIWLSSDITFCTASILHLCVIALDRYWAITDALEYTKRRTMRRAAVMVGVVWVISISISMPPLFWRQSKAHEELTECMVNTDQISYTLYSTFGAFYVPTVLLIILYGRIYVAARSRIFKTPSSSGKRFTTAQLIQTSAGSSLCSLNSASNQDSHLHSDSAGGGGGGGGGSPLFMNMVKVKLADSVVERKRLCAARERKATKTLGIILGAFIVCWLPFFIGTLVTAICKDCWFDPVLFDIFTWLGYLNSLINPVIYTVFNDEFKQAFQKLMKFRRCS; from the coding sequence ATGGAGCTGGATAACAGCTCCCTGGACTACTTCACCAGCAACTTCACAGAGATCCCCAACGCCACCAGCACTCCGCCCTGGAGCGAGGCCACGCTGCTCGGCCTGCAGGTCTCCCTCTCTGCGCTGCTCGCTCTCGTCACCTTGGCCACCGTGCTTTCGAACGCCTTCGTCATCGCCACCATCTTCCTGACAAGGAAGCTCCACACGCCCGCCAACTTCCTGATCGGCTCCCTGGCCGTCACCGACATGCTGGTGTCTATTCTAGTCATGCCGATCAGCATCGTCTACACTGTGAGCAAGACGTGGTCGCTGGGGCAGATTGTGTGTGACATCTGGCTGTCGTCCGACATCACCTTCTGCACGGCCTCCATTTTGCACTTGTGTGTGATCGCGCTTGATCGCTACTGGGCCATCACGGACGCTCTGGAGTACACGAAACGTCGAACCATGCGGCGGGCGGCCGTCATGGTCGGGGTGGTGTGGGTGATCTCCATATCAATTTCCATGCCTCCACTTTTCTGGCGGCAGTCCAAAGCCCACGAGGAGCTGACGGAGTGCATGGTGAATACAGATCAGATCTCCTATACCCTATACTCCACCTTTGGAGCCTTCTACGTTCCCACAGTGCTTCTCATCATACTGTACGGACGGATCTATGTTGCCGCCCGCTCCCGCATCTTCAAAACGCCATCGTCCTCTGGGAAGCGCTTCACCACAGCGCAGCTCATCCAGACCTCTGCaggctcctctctctgttctcttaATTCGGCCTCCAACCAGGACTCACACCTACACTCCGACAGCGCGGGagggggcggaggaggaggaggagggtcgcCTCTGTTCATGAACATGGTGAAAGTGAAGCTGGCAGACAGCGTGGTGGAGAGGAAGCGTCTGTGCGCGGCGCGGGAGAGGAAAGCAACCAAAACTCTGGGCATCATCCTGGGAGCGTTCATCGTCTGCTGGCTGCCGTTCTTCATCGGCACACTGGTCACGGCCATATGTAAAGACTGCTGGTTCGACCCTGTGCTTTTTGATATATTCACCTGGCTCGGATACCTGAACTCCCTCATCAACCCTGTGATCTACACCGTCTTCAACGACGAGTTCAAACAGGCTTTTCAAAAACTCATGAAATTCAGACGGTGCTCCTGA